In a single window of the uncultured Erythrobacter sp. genome:
- a CDS encoding helix-turn-helix transcriptional regulator, which produces MNNRLKVLRAERDWSQQDLADRLGVSRQSVNAIEKGRYDPSLPLAFTISEVFELPIEEIFSRD; this is translated from the coding sequence GTGAACAATCGCCTCAAAGTCCTTCGCGCCGAACGCGACTGGAGCCAGCAGGATCTCGCCGACAGGCTGGGAGTGAGCCGCCAGAGCGTGAACGCGATTGAAAAGGGCCGCTACGACCCCTCGCTCCCGCTTGCCTTCACAATCTCCGAAGTCTTCGAACTGCCGATCGAGGAGATTTTCAGCCGGGACTAA
- a CDS encoding NAD-glutamate dehydrogenase domain-containing protein codes for MSAKNSGSKTPANAKPFLKSLTSQLKAAILPGDAALSDEALEDAARFLLEGAEKRAVSRSALKIESDTGERRLRIAIINDDMPFLVDSIAATITAQGLGIDQLIHPVIAVERDGSGILQRLGKKGGAGAPESFIYLETPRIDAKQRRELTAALRETLGDVRAAVSDWPKMRGAMADDATRAAASNAEYAALLEWLNGGMLTQLGHLKRTRSGEISDVLGICRKSANPILAEASFDLAFDWFDAKGSDGKRRDLLVIKANRLSNVHRRVPLDLFIVPLREDGREGGKVSALSIHAGVWTSAALAAPPAEVPVLRKALDDITASLGFDPSGHAGKALVHAFTALPHDLLTAFSTSDIERLATTMMSLVDRPRPRIVLVQSALDRHVFAFVWLPRDFLSTDVRLQIEDLLTQTTGVDVLSWSLEVEGSTLAMLQFLLDTREVKQMPDSAGIEADLVDLLKGWNEAVEAHLAKAEEGNRAAAIAHRYAGAFPAGYRARYGAGEAALDIIEMRAITLSDNQEARTCRLYKIDNDPVGDLRLKIYHTTGEMPLSDAVPALENFGFRVLAEMPTRLDDGALGTIHEFTLELAEGVEAEALLERADIIEAAISEVLNGQSEDDPFNRLVVGGGLGAQQAIWLRAIYRYLRQTGMGFTIYTVVDALRRAPQVTQAMIDLFVARHDPAFTGDRKAAIEAATSAYARGLAKVSAINDDRLLRLYRAVVDAILRTNAFAPAAEEALAFKIDSSLVPNLPKPVPWREIFVYSRRVEGIHLRSGAVARGGLRWSDRRDDFRTEILGLMKAQKVKNAVIVPSGAKGGFYPKQLPSPAIDRDAWAAEGQASYEVFIRTLLSVTDNIVAGKVVHPEGVEVHDGEDPYFVVAADKGTARFSDVANGIAEKAGFWLDDAFASGGSNGYDHKAMGITARGAWVSVQRHFLEMGIDVQKDSVTVAGCGDMSGDVFGNGMLLSKAIKLVAAFDHRHIFIDPDPDPAASWKERKRLFDLPRSSWEDYNSDLISKGGGVYSRDLKRIKLSKKARDLLGIEESEIEPDALVSAIMRAPVDLIWFGGIGTYIKAEHESHIDVGDPGNDALRVNAGEVRARVIGEGANLGATQAGRIAFSLKGGRINTDFIDNSAGVDCSDNEVNIKIALAAATREGALTEAKRNNLLAKMTDEVAEIVLEDNRLQALALSIAESGGAGATASQIRLIEQLEEMGGLDRRTEGLADSEAYARRAADGQGLTRPELAVVLSSAKLALQDAIEASSLPDEPILEDSLIGMFPAPMRKTYASQIREHRLRRELLATDLSNRIVNRLGLVHAFELPEEEGVGLADVAAAFVVVERLFDLGSLWADIDAQAMSETARLTLLDRLAAAVGNLMSDALRTASGRVEAGAMIASLGEHVATLRKGRAELISGDNAERSGALRSHFVEQGCPDGLANRVCDLFDFDGSIGLADLAIKTGIDPIELTRAFSDIGQRIGLDWAQGTAAHMTPTDIWERLLVDGLARDFQHMRLDFLARLMRRKTGKDDPLGAIAGWAEHNAAAVTQFRAMIARAQARPPVAPAMLAQIGSQARNLLER; via the coding sequence ATGAGCGCCAAGAATTCCGGCTCGAAGACCCCAGCGAATGCCAAACCCTTCCTTAAATCGCTGACGTCGCAGCTCAAGGCAGCAATCCTGCCGGGCGATGCTGCGCTAAGCGACGAAGCGCTGGAGGATGCAGCCCGATTCCTGCTTGAAGGCGCTGAAAAGCGTGCCGTTTCGCGCTCTGCGCTGAAGATCGAATCCGATACGGGTGAGCGCCGTTTGCGGATTGCGATCATCAATGACGACATGCCGTTTCTGGTTGATTCGATTGCCGCGACGATCACCGCACAGGGCCTCGGGATCGATCAGCTGATCCACCCGGTCATCGCGGTCGAACGCGACGGTTCGGGCATCTTGCAAAGGCTTGGCAAAAAAGGCGGCGCGGGCGCACCCGAGTCGTTCATCTACCTTGAGACTCCGCGGATCGACGCGAAGCAGCGACGCGAATTGACAGCCGCCTTGCGCGAAACGCTGGGCGATGTGCGCGCAGCGGTGAGCGACTGGCCGAAGATGCGCGGCGCGATGGCCGATGATGCCACGCGCGCGGCGGCAAGCAATGCCGAATATGCCGCCTTGCTCGAATGGCTCAATGGCGGGATGCTGACTCAGCTGGGCCACCTCAAGCGCACCCGCTCGGGCGAGATTTCGGACGTGCTGGGCATTTGCCGCAAGAGCGCCAATCCGATCCTCGCAGAGGCTTCATTCGACCTCGCCTTTGATTGGTTCGATGCCAAGGGATCGGACGGCAAGCGCCGCGATCTGCTTGTGATCAAGGCCAACCGCCTGTCCAATGTCCACCGCCGCGTGCCGCTCGACCTGTTCATCGTGCCGCTGCGGGAAGATGGGCGCGAGGGCGGAAAGGTCTCCGCGCTTTCCATCCATGCGGGTGTGTGGACCAGCGCCGCGCTCGCCGCGCCGCCAGCCGAAGTGCCGGTTTTGCGCAAGGCGCTGGACGATATCACCGCGTCGCTCGGCTTTGATCCCAGCGGCCATGCGGGCAAGGCACTGGTCCACGCCTTTACTGCGCTCCCGCACGATCTGCTGACCGCATTCTCCACCTCGGATATTGAGCGGCTCGCCACCACGATGATGAGTCTGGTCGATCGCCCACGCCCGCGCATTGTCTTGGTGCAATCGGCGCTGGACCGGCACGTTTTTGCCTTTGTCTGGCTTCCGCGTGACTTTCTTTCAACCGATGTCCGGTTGCAGATCGAGGACCTGCTGACCCAGACCACTGGCGTCGACGTGCTCAGCTGGAGCCTCGAGGTTGAAGGCAGCACACTCGCCATGCTGCAATTCCTGCTCGACACGCGCGAAGTTAAACAGATGCCCGATTCAGCCGGGATCGAGGCCGATCTCGTTGACCTGCTCAAAGGCTGGAACGAAGCGGTCGAGGCACATCTGGCAAAAGCCGAGGAAGGCAACCGGGCAGCGGCCATTGCGCACCGCTATGCCGGGGCGTTCCCGGCAGGCTACCGCGCCCGCTATGGCGCTGGGGAAGCCGCGCTCGACATTATAGAGATGCGTGCGATTACGCTCAGCGACAATCAAGAAGCGCGCACCTGCCGGCTCTACAAGATCGACAACGATCCGGTCGGCGACCTCAGGCTCAAGATCTATCACACGACCGGCGAAATGCCGCTGTCGGATGCGGTCCCGGCGCTGGAGAATTTCGGCTTTCGTGTGCTGGCAGAGATGCCCACAAGGCTCGACGATGGCGCGCTGGGCACGATCCATGAATTCACGCTCGAACTTGCTGAAGGGGTCGAGGCCGAGGCGTTGCTTGAGCGCGCAGACATTATCGAAGCTGCCATTTCCGAAGTTCTCAACGGCCAGTCCGAGGATGATCCGTTCAACCGGCTAGTGGTCGGCGGCGGGCTGGGCGCGCAGCAGGCGATTTGGCTGCGGGCAATCTATCGCTATCTGCGCCAGACCGGCATGGGCTTCACGATCTACACCGTGGTCGACGCGCTGCGCCGTGCGCCGCAAGTGACGCAGGCGATGATCGACCTGTTTGTCGCGCGCCACGATCCCGCATTCACTGGCGATCGCAAAGCCGCAATCGAGGCGGCGACAAGCGCCTATGCCCGCGGCCTCGCTAAAGTTAGCGCGATCAATGATGACCGCCTCTTGCGCCTCTACCGCGCGGTGGTGGATGCAATCCTGCGCACCAATGCCTTTGCCCCGGCGGCCGAGGAAGCGCTCGCCTTCAAGATTGACTCCAGCCTCGTCCCCAATCTGCCGAAGCCCGTGCCATGGCGCGAAATCTTCGTCTATTCGCGCCGTGTGGAAGGCATTCACCTGCGTTCAGGCGCGGTCGCACGCGGAGGCCTTCGCTGGTCGGATCGGCGCGATGACTTCCGCACTGAAATCCTCGGCCTGATGAAAGCGCAGAAGGTCAAAAACGCCGTCATCGTGCCGAGCGGCGCGAAGGGCGGTTTCTATCCCAAACAGCTCCCCTCACCCGCGATCGACCGCGACGCATGGGCCGCCGAAGGTCAGGCGAGCTACGAGGTCTTTATCCGCACGCTGCTGTCCGTCACTGACAACATCGTCGCTGGCAAAGTCGTGCATCCCGAAGGCGTCGAAGTGCATGACGGCGAAGACCCCTACTTCGTGGTCGCCGCCGACAAGGGCACTGCGCGCTTCTCCGACGTTGCCAATGGTATCGCCGAAAAGGCCGGTTTCTGGCTCGATGATGCATTCGCGAGCGGCGGCTCCAACGGATACGACCACAAGGCCATGGGCATCACCGCGCGCGGTGCATGGGTTTCCGTCCAGCGCCACTTCCTCGAAATGGGGATCGACGTTCAGAAAGACAGCGTCACCGTCGCAGGCTGCGGCGATATGTCGGGCGATGTGTTCGGCAACGGGATGCTGCTGTCCAAGGCGATCAAGCTGGTCGCGGCCTTCGATCACCGCCACATCTTCATCGACCCCGATCCCGATCCCGCGGCGAGCTGGAAAGAGCGCAAGCGCCTGTTCGACCTGCCGCGTTCGAGCTGGGAGGACTATAATTCCGACCTTATTTCAAAGGGCGGCGGGGTCTATTCGCGCGATCTGAAACGGATCAAGCTTTCCAAGAAAGCGCGCGATCTGCTGGGCATCGAAGAGAGCGAGATCGAGCCCGATGCGCTGGTCTCTGCGATCATGCGCGCGCCGGTCGACCTCATCTGGTTCGGCGGAATCGGCACCTATATCAAGGCCGAGCATGAGAGCCACATCGATGTCGGCGATCCCGGAAACGACGCCTTGCGCGTCAATGCCGGCGAAGTCCGCGCGCGGGTGATCGGCGAAGGCGCGAACCTTGGCGCCACACAGGCTGGACGGATCGCGTTCTCGCTGAAGGGCGGGCGGATCAACACCGACTTTATCGACAATTCGGCCGGGGTCGATTGCTCGGATAACGAGGTCAATATCAAGATCGCGCTGGCTGCTGCGACCCGCGAAGGTGCGCTCACCGAAGCCAAACGCAACAATCTGCTCGCCAAGATGACTGACGAAGTCGCCGAGATCGTGCTGGAGGACAACAGGCTTCAGGCGCTCGCGCTATCAATTGCCGAATCCGGCGGCGCAGGCGCAACCGCATCGCAAATCCGTCTGATCGAACAGCTTGAGGAAATGGGCGGCCTTGACCGCCGCACCGAAGGGCTGGCTGACAGCGAAGCCTATGCCCGCCGCGCGGCTGACGGGCAGGGGCTGACCCGGCCCGAACTGGCGGTCGTCCTTTCCAGCGCCAAACTCGCCTTGCAGGACGCGATCGAGGCAAGCAGCCTGCCCGACGAGCCGATCCTTGAAGACTCGCTGATCGGGATGTTCCCGGCTCCGATGCGCAAGACTTACGCCTCGCAAATCCGCGAACACCGTCTGCGGCGCGAGTTGCTCGCGACCGACCTTTCGAACCGGATCGTCAACCGGTTGGGTCTGGTCCACGCCTTCGAGCTTCCCGAAGAAGAAGGCGTCGGCCTGGCCGATGTCGCCGCCGCCTTTGTAGTTGTCGAGCGACTGTTCGACCTTGGAAGCCTGTGGGCTGATATCGACGCGCAGGCGATGAGCGAGACCGCACGCCTGACATTGCTCGACAGGCTGGCCGCAGCGGTGGGCAATCTGATGTCCGACGCGCTGCGCACTGCATCGGGAAGGGTCGAGGCAGGGGCGATGATCGCCAGCCTCGGCGAGCACGTCGCAACGCTTCGCAAAGGGCGTGCCGAACTGATTTCGGGCGACAATGCCGAACGTTCGGGCGCATTGCGCAGCCACTTTGTCGAGCAAGGATGTCCCGACGGACTGGCCAATCGCGTGTGCGATCTGTTCGATTTTGACGGGTCCATCGGACTGGCTGATCTCGCGATCAAGACCGGGATCGATCCGATCGAACTGACCCGCGCATTCAGCGATATCGGTCAGCGGATCGGGCTCGACTGGGCGCAGGGCACCGCGGCGCATATGACCCCGACCGATATCTGGGAGCGTCTGCTGGTCGACGGGCTGGCGCGCGATTTCCAGCATATGCGGCTCGATTTCCTTGCCCGTCTGATGCGGCGCAAGACCGGCAAAGATGACCCACTGGGCGCAATCGCCGGCTGGGCAGAGCACAATGCCGCCGCCGTCACGCAGTTCCGCGCGATGATTGCCCGGGCGCAGGCGCGGCCACCGGTGGCACCCGCAATGCTGGCCCAGATCGGCAGTCAGGCGCGCAATCTGCTCGAACGCTAG
- a CDS encoding alpha/beta hydrolase gives MSDPQFHIMADSRRIAFRQCVGTGPTLVFLPGYMSDMAGGKATALFEEAQAHDRACLLLDYSGCGMSSGDFADGTLSRWRNEVLALIEAKVQGPVLLVGSSMGGWLMLLVGEALGERLAGMIGIAAAPDFTRWGYTQEQRATLAAGEILYEDNPYGPEPTPTHPGFFADAEAQMRLDSEIAITCPVRLLHGQRDADVPWQTSLDLARALRSDDIQVSLVKDGDHRLSRGQDIALLKAAVASFY, from the coding sequence ATGTCTGACCCGCAATTTCACATTATGGCCGATAGCCGCCGGATCGCGTTTCGCCAATGCGTCGGAACGGGGCCGACGCTTGTCTTCCTGCCCGGCTATATGTCCGACATGGCGGGCGGCAAAGCGACAGCCTTGTTCGAAGAGGCGCAGGCGCATGACCGCGCATGTCTCTTGCTCGACTATTCGGGCTGCGGGATGAGTTCGGGCGATTTTGCCGATGGCACTCTGTCGCGATGGCGCAATGAAGTTCTCGCGCTGATCGAGGCCAAGGTCCAAGGCCCGGTCCTGCTGGTTGGATCATCGATGGGCGGGTGGCTGATGCTGCTGGTGGGTGAGGCTCTGGGTGAGAGACTCGCAGGCATGATCGGCATCGCCGCTGCGCCCGATTTCACCCGCTGGGGCTACACGCAGGAGCAACGCGCGACGCTGGCCGCGGGTGAGATCCTCTACGAAGACAACCCCTATGGCCCCGAGCCAACTCCCACCCATCCCGGCTTTTTCGCCGATGCGGAGGCGCAGATGCGGCTCGATAGCGAGATCGCGATCACCTGCCCCGTCCGCCTGCTCCACGGCCAGCGCGATGCGGATGTGCCGTGGCAGACCAGCCTCGATCTCGCGCGGGCGCTGCGTTCGGATGACATACAGGTTAGTCTCGTCAAGGACGGCGATCACCGCCTTTCGCGCGGCCAGGATATCGCGCTGCTCAAAGCAGCCGTGGCTAGCTTTTACTAA
- a CDS encoding tetratricopeptide repeat protein, with protein MLLSSSLLAFALQVGPNPVTLPPTDGHQELRDRNPRVEDQETAQNPASEWLVECLDLLEQDASRAHTMAQIQRIGTVGPERVLANHCLGLAASELGLWEDAISAFEAARDETPDAEMQLKARFGTMAGNAALASANLPRADAILRRAKSDAQSAASAPLQAIAATDLARVLVALEQADAALAELDLATSLQPDNAESWLLKATLLRRLERLEEAQPAIERASELSPSDPLVGLEAGIIALFSGREEAARASWQSVIDLDPDGPAAQIAQNYLAQISAPPPQNQP; from the coding sequence GTGCTCCTTTCATCATCACTCCTTGCATTCGCGCTTCAGGTCGGCCCCAATCCGGTCACTCTTCCGCCAACCGACGGCCATCAGGAATTGCGCGATAGAAACCCCCGCGTCGAAGATCAGGAGACGGCCCAAAATCCAGCCAGCGAATGGCTGGTCGAATGCCTCGACCTGCTCGAACAGGATGCATCGCGCGCGCATACGATGGCGCAGATCCAGCGCATCGGCACGGTCGGTCCCGAACGGGTGCTGGCCAACCACTGCCTCGGCCTCGCTGCGAGCGAGCTGGGCCTGTGGGAAGACGCGATCTCCGCTTTTGAGGCTGCGCGCGACGAAACGCCTGACGCTGAAATGCAGTTGAAGGCACGCTTCGGCACGATGGCAGGCAATGCCGCGCTCGCCAGCGCCAATCTGCCGCGCGCTGATGCAATTCTTCGCCGTGCCAAGAGTGACGCACAAAGCGCCGCCTCCGCCCCGTTACAGGCTATCGCCGCGACCGATCTCGCGCGGGTTCTGGTGGCACTGGAACAGGCCGATGCCGCGCTGGCAGAGCTTGACCTCGCCACTTCGCTCCAGCCTGACAACGCCGAAAGCTGGCTGCTCAAGGCGACTTTGCTGCGCCGTCTGGAGCGTCTTGAGGAAGCCCAGCCGGCGATCGAACGCGCCAGCGAGTTGTCGCCGAGCGATCCCTTGGTTGGTCTCGAAGCGGGCATTATCGCGCTGTTTTCTGGCCGCGAAGAGGCCGCGCGCGCGAGCTGGCAATCGGTGATCGACCTCGATCCTGATGGCCCTGCGGCGCAAATCGCGCAGAACTATCTCGCGCAGATCAGCGCGCCGCCCCCGCAGAATCAGCCATGA
- a CDS encoding alkaline phosphatase D family protein — protein MIKTDSAAEQPAPSPNMISRRGVFALAGASAAIAAAPATARGFGSGFTHGVASGEPHAGRVLLWTRYVADAETVLEWQVSESADFSRTVSEGQIIASPDRDFCAKTIANGLTPDRWYFYRFVAPDGTTSMTGRTRTLPEGPSARFRMAVFSCSNFGFGWFNAYAHAAEANDCDLAVHLGDYIYEYGGGTYPSGDQRHPERTLEPAEEIVALADYRLRYATYRADPDLQRLHQVLPMIAVWDDHESANDSWEGGAQNHQSDSEGIWDARKAIAKRVYREWMPVSDEPYAAYEVGDLATLFRLDTRLEGREEQFNIGKVIEGRENPQAMVAALAAFRAGDYADAERQLLGAAQEEWLGEGLAVSKARGATWQVLVQQVLMGKLSSPSGLVELLGDNVPDFARRRLQAAALAERAGLPLNMDAWDGYPAARDRLFESALSADANLLVLAGDTHNGWGFDLSHEGERVGVELGVCSVSSPGFETYLSAIPPERMASMLVETNDELKWADTSNRGYMVVELTPSAATTEYRFLAGIRQRSTRLAGTKRAVNSAGAKQLEV, from the coding sequence ATGATAAAGACCGACTCAGCCGCCGAGCAGCCCGCCCCGTCTCCAAACATGATCTCGCGCCGCGGCGTATTCGCGCTCGCCGGAGCTTCGGCTGCGATAGCCGCCGCACCGGCCACCGCGCGCGGTTTCGGCTCCGGCTTCACCCACGGCGTCGCAAGCGGCGAGCCGCATGCCGGCCGCGTGCTCCTCTGGACCCGCTATGTTGCCGATGCAGAAACGGTGCTCGAATGGCAGGTCAGCGAGAGCGCCGACTTCAGCCGCACCGTCTCCGAGGGTCAGATCATCGCCTCTCCCGACCGCGATTTCTGCGCCAAAACCATCGCCAATGGCCTGACGCCGGACCGTTGGTACTTCTACCGCTTCGTCGCGCCCGATGGCACGACCTCCATGACCGGCCGCACCCGCACCTTGCCCGAGGGGCCCTCAGCGAGGTTCCGCATGGCGGTCTTCTCCTGCTCGAATTTCGGGTTCGGCTGGTTCAACGCCTATGCCCATGCAGCCGAGGCCAATGATTGCGACCTTGCGGTGCATCTGGGCGATTACATCTACGAATATGGCGGCGGCACCTATCCCAGCGGCGATCAGCGGCACCCGGAACGTACGCTGGAACCGGCCGAGGAGATCGTGGCGCTTGCCGATTACCGCCTGCGCTATGCCACCTATCGCGCGGACCCCGATCTCCAGCGCCTGCATCAGGTGCTGCCCATGATCGCGGTGTGGGACGACCATGAAAGCGCCAATGACAGCTGGGAGGGCGGCGCGCAGAACCACCAGAGCGACAGTGAAGGAATCTGGGATGCGCGCAAGGCGATTGCCAAGCGGGTCTACCGCGAATGGATGCCGGTCTCAGATGAGCCTTACGCAGCCTATGAAGTCGGCGATCTGGCGACATTGTTCCGGCTCGACACGCGGCTGGAGGGGCGCGAGGAGCAGTTCAACATTGGCAAGGTGATCGAGGGACGCGAGAATCCGCAGGCGATGGTCGCCGCGCTCGCCGCTTTCCGCGCGGGTGATTATGCTGACGCCGAACGCCAATTGCTGGGAGCAGCGCAGGAAGAGTGGCTGGGCGAAGGCCTCGCAGTGTCAAAGGCGCGCGGGGCGACCTGGCAGGTGCTGGTGCAGCAGGTGTTGATGGGCAAGCTCTCCTCGCCATCGGGGCTGGTCGAATTGCTGGGCGATAATGTGCCAGACTTTGCCCGGCGCCGTCTGCAAGCCGCCGCCTTGGCCGAGCGCGCAGGACTGCCGCTCAATATGGATGCGTGGGACGGCTATCCCGCAGCGCGCGACCGTCTGTTCGAAAGCGCGCTTTCCGCCGACGCCAACCTGCTGGTTCTCGCAGGCGATACGCATAATGGCTGGGGTTTTGACCTTTCGCATGAGGGCGAAAGGGTCGGGGTGGAACTGGGCGTGTGTTCGGTCAGCTCACCGGGGTTCGAAACCTATCTCTCCGCGATCCCGCCCGAGCGCATGGCGAGCATGCTGGTTGAGACAAATGACGAGCTCAAATGGGCCGATACCTCCAATCGCGGCTATATGGTGGTCGAGTTGACGCCGTCTGCCGCGACCACCGAATACCGCTTTCTTGCTGGCATCAGACAGCGTTCGACCCGCCTCGCGGGAACGAAGCGGGCCGTCAACTCAGCCGGGGCCAAGCAACTGGAGGTTTAG
- a CDS encoding LLM class flavin-dependent oxidoreductase yields MTEFSVLDLVPVREGGTVGEALSNAAQLARKAEEVGCKRFWVAEHHAMEGIAGGATSVVLAHIGNATSTIRIGSGGIMLPNHTPFQIAEQFGTLDALFPGRVDLGLGRAPGAGPELQRALRKNLHQASEYFPQDVAELRALMTGDVDLPITATPGLGANVEFWMLGSSLFGAQLAARLGMPYAFAAHFAPDHLDAALELYRRDFEPSDALAKPHVMVAMNVFAAETEAEARLLASSQQQSFVALRTGNPGKLPPPIEDYTSTLPAPSRAMLDHLGQAAAIGTPAKVREDIAAFTARTGADEIMLCGSTFDPEARLRSLELTLEACA; encoded by the coding sequence ATGACCGAATTCTCCGTCCTCGACCTAGTTCCGGTGCGCGAAGGCGGAACCGTTGGCGAGGCGCTGTCCAACGCTGCGCAGCTTGCGCGCAAGGCAGAGGAAGTGGGGTGCAAACGCTTCTGGGTCGCCGAACATCACGCGATGGAGGGGATCGCGGGCGGCGCGACGTCGGTTGTGCTCGCCCATATCGGCAATGCGACCAGCACCATCCGCATCGGCTCGGGCGGGATCATGCTGCCCAACCACACGCCGTTCCAGATCGCCGAGCAATTCGGGACGCTCGATGCTCTGTTTCCCGGCCGGGTAGACCTGGGGCTGGGCCGTGCGCCGGGTGCTGGGCCGGAGCTGCAAAGGGCCTTGCGCAAGAATCTGCATCAGGCGTCTGAATATTTCCCGCAAGACGTTGCCGAATTGCGCGCCCTGATGACCGGCGATGTCGATTTGCCGATCACGGCAACACCGGGCCTGGGTGCCAATGTCGAGTTCTGGATGCTGGGATCGAGCCTGTTCGGCGCGCAGCTCGCGGCAAGACTGGGCATGCCCTATGCCTTTGCTGCGCATTTCGCGCCGGATCATCTCGACGCCGCGCTCGAACTTTATCGCCGCGATTTCGAGCCGTCCGATGCGCTGGCCAAGCCGCATGTGATGGTCGCCATGAATGTCTTTGCCGCCGAAACCGAAGCCGAAGCGCGCCTGCTCGCCTCAAGCCAGCAGCAGAGCTTTGTCGCGCTGCGCACTGGCAATCCGGGCAAGCTGCCGCCGCCTATCGAGGACTACACCTCGACGCTGCCCGCCCCATCGCGCGCCATGCTCGATCACTTGGGGCAAGCTGCTGCGATCGGCACGCCCGCCAAGGTGCGCGAGGACATTGCGGCATTCACAGCACGCACAGGCGCCGATGAAATCATGCTGTGCGGCTCCACCTTCGACCCCGAGGCAAGGTTGCGCTCGCTCGAGCTGACGCTGGAAGCCTGCGCCTAG
- a CDS encoding FAD-dependent oxidoreductase, producing MTAADVIIVGTGHGGAQAAIALRQKGHEGSIVMIGRDSVPPYERPPLSKEYLAGDKTFERIMIRPEKFWADKAIELRLGSGVSEIDALAHCVTLSDGSRITYRKMIWAGGADPRRLGVPGSNLKGIHYVRDKRDADAMMQALENGAKRAAIIGAGYIGLEAAAVLRKLGCEVTVLEMQDRVLARVAGEELSRFYEDEHRRQGVDIRLSQGVSEVIGEDGHVTGLLLDNGETLDCDMLVVGIGIVPAVAPLIAAGAAGSNGVDVDIYCRTTLDDIYAIGDCAAHANPFADSAVIRLESVQNANDMANTAARAIMGDKEAYHALPWFWSNQYDLKLQTAGLNLGYDATVLRGDPETRKFTVVYLKEGRPIAFDCVNTMKDYVQGRKLLEAGVEKIDPELLADAEIQLKEMA from the coding sequence ATGACAGCGGCTGACGTCATTATCGTCGGCACCGGACATGGCGGCGCGCAAGCCGCCATTGCCTTGCGGCAAAAGGGGCATGAAGGCTCAATCGTGATGATCGGGCGCGACTCAGTGCCGCCTTACGAACGGCCTCCCTTGTCGAAGGAATATCTCGCCGGAGACAAGACGTTCGAGCGGATCATGATCCGGCCAGAGAAATTCTGGGCGGACAAGGCCATCGAGCTGCGGCTCGGCAGCGGCGTCAGTGAAATCGACGCGCTGGCACACTGCGTCACCCTGTCTGACGGATCGAGGATCACCTATCGCAAGATGATCTGGGCTGGCGGAGCCGATCCGCGCAGGCTCGGCGTGCCGGGATCGAACCTCAAAGGCATCCACTATGTGCGCGACAAGCGCGATGCCGATGCAATGATGCAAGCGCTCGAGAATGGGGCCAAACGCGCGGCGATTATCGGCGCGGGCTATATCGGCCTCGAAGCCGCCGCGGTCTTGCGCAAGCTCGGCTGCGAAGTGACTGTGCTGGAGATGCAGGACCGCGTCCTCGCGCGCGTCGCTGGCGAAGAGCTTTCGCGTTTTTACGAAGACGAGCATCGGCGTCAGGGGGTTGATATCCGCCTGTCGCAAGGCGTCTCGGAAGTCATTGGCGAAGACGGCCATGTCACCGGCCTCCTGCTCGACAATGGTGAGACGCTTGATTGCGACATGCTGGTAGTTGGGATTGGGATTGTTCCGGCGGTTGCGCCGCTGATCGCAGCGGGTGCAGCAGGGTCGAACGGCGTCGATGTCGACATCTATTGCCGCACGACGCTCGACGATATTTATGCGATCGGCGATTGCGCCGCGCATGCCAATCCCTTTGCTGACAGCGCAGTGATCCGGCTGGAGTCAGTCCAGAACGCCAATGATATGGCGAACACCGCCGCGCGCGCGATCATGGGCGATAAAGAGGCCTATCACGCGCTGCCATGGTTCTGGTCGAACCAGTATGACCTCAAGCTGCAAACAGCGGGCCTCAATCTGGGATACGACGCGACCGTGCTGCGCGGCGATCCAGAGACGCGCAAATTTACTGTCGTGTATCTCAAGGAAGGCCGCCCGATTGCCTTCGACTGTGTGAACACGATGAAGGACTATGTGCAGGGACGTAAATTGCTGGAAGCGGGGGTCGAGAAGATCGATCCCGAGCTTCTCGCCGACGCGGAAATCCAGCTCAAAGAGATGGCGTAA